TTGCCGCGCCGATCTCGTTCCTCAGCCCGGCGAGACGCCAAAATTCGCCGAGGAAGCCGGCGCCGAAAGCCTCCATGACTGCGACACTTCGATCCTGGTCGGGGAAGACCCAGAAGAGAGCTTCGCTTCTCCGGCTGTGGTGAACCGGGACCAAAGCTTGAATTGGAACCGGCAGCTGCGGTCGCGGTCCATGCGGCCGAGACAGTTTTCGAGATCGTATTCGACCGGCCACTCAGTGGTCCAGCCGGGGGAGAACACGGAGCGGTTCACGCTTCGGTTGCCGGCGGATGTGAGGAAGCAAGCGATAATCCGAGCGGTGAACCGGGCGAGCCAGTCCATGGCCTACCGAACCGGGTCTGGAGAGGGTAGCAGTAGAGGCGGGTGGTCCTTCAAGCGGTTTGATTCGTTGGACCGGACGGTCAAGTCGGAGCGGTGGGTTTTCTCGATAACGCCGCCGTTCTTTTCAAGGTGGCCGTCGATGAAGATGACTGCGGCCGAGGGCGAGGGCTCGACGATGGCGGCGACGCCCAGAGGGACCAGCACAGCGGCGAAGTTGCCGTCGTTCAAGCGTTTAGAGAAGAATGGGGATGAACCTGGGTCGAGCCCGGTTTAAGGGTCAATTTTGGGTGCCATGAAGATGGCTTTTGTTTATTGAAACTTGGAAGCCTGACAAAGGCGTGAGACCACTGGACAATTGCTGGCTGCTGGGAAAAATACAAAACCAGCAGACCAACTCAATGTCAATGGACTgtaaatttcttaattaatttattcttaaattaatttttaatatattgatTTATGTATTGAACTAGAGACGTAGTTGATGATGTCAATTGGATGTTTTGGTTGTAATAAGAAATTGGTCCATTATGGGACAAAAGAATAATGGCATGAATGGAATGATCACATTTGAGTGATGAATGCCTCAGGCTTTTCCCCTAAAGTCAAAGAAGCAGGTTGCAATTGTATGCTCCTTACTTTTTATTGAAAACAGATTGTTTTGTTGGTCTTGACGCAATACAATGGCCACCCAACAAGGTTAAATTgagtattaaaaatttaatatattgattcttttattttaaaattttatttttttttatacacaaaatacatttattatatatatatattatttaagagtgataataatataaatactcaAATAACCACAATAATCAACACACaagaatatatagtggttcggtgtccccaacacctactccactctctcaagatcAACCCGACACTTGAGATTCCACTAAAATCACAATACTAGATTTACACACAAGATCACATAACAAACCTATACACCCCAAAATTTTTTCCTTAGCTCACCCCGAAAACTAATACAATACAATAATATatctagattacttgggctctaagatatcactcacaatccacaaattaatacaaataaattttatgtccAAACAACTTTGGACTAATGTGGAATTAAACACAATGATGTACAAggcaaaatagaaataatacaaatgacCACAAATGGAGAGAATATCTTCTCTTTTGCCTTGAGCTCTAAATGGATTAAATTTTAAGGTTGAACCTTGAATTACTTTACTTGACTTGCTtggagcttgggtgtgctttaggaagataaaaaatgataaagtaTTAGCATTCTCCAGAtttcttatcttgatatttataatgaagaTTTCAACAGATCTTTAAACTGTTGAAAAATTCGACTGTTGGAGTCTGGTAGTCGACTGTTCTAACTGACAGTCGACTCCTCGACACCCGACAATCGACTCTCGCTCAACCCAcaattgatttttcacaaacagttgactctcattggcctacaATCGATTTGATAGTCGATTGGTCAAAACTCACTCTCGGCTATCTCGACTTTACATAAACAATGTTCGGCTATGTCGATTGATGCATATCCACAGTCGACTGTCATTTGACTTACAATcgactctcagtccagatttttagaaaaaaaaaatttactttgaTGATACAATTCATAACATATGTATATTACAAcgtatttatatttctttagtttaaataaatatttatatttttcttaatttatattttacctttcatttactttaatacataaatataaataaaaaagtatcctccatttgaattcaataaaaatatctaaaaaatcaaaatctataacaataaaaaagtagatttttggttttaaaacaaatttgagatttggcaattttaccacttctaaaataaatactttatatttttcgaaaaaatcattaaaaattattttagcaataataaatattagctatcaaaatactaagagatattttctaaaataaaaatattttcttatacgTTCCCTTATAGTGCGTTAATATTCCACTTAGAACAAATAGCATTTATTAGTTCATTTTGAtatacaaaatactataatacttaaaatatgttatccaccataagatatatcaaaaattcattagggaatttaaaaataataaaaatagatttactaaaattatgttttgttaaacaccAAAATACACAATAAGTTAATTGGAACAATTTGGCTCAACATGTTTTTGAagcttaaaaattttatgaattttaagtCACGACATTACAGTTTTAGCTCGAAACTTGcctaaaaaacataatttaattatgaactATTTTAGTTAAgtctttttgttctttatatTTGTGACTTGACTTCTCAATGAGTAGCGATATTCAATGCTTTTGTGTGAAATTAATGTTACGAATATCTTGGAACTGAACTCTTTTACCATTTTCAAGTATTACTCATCAAAGTAGtgtgtattttcaaaaatcatagaCTACATCATCTCCTCAATTAGCACTTCACCATCACCTAACTATTGGATCAAGATTTTGTTGCAGGGAAACCCTCCCTATACTCTCAAATATCAAAGTTCCAGATCTATCTATACATATAAGTTATAACGACTGAGAAAATGAATATCCTTGTGGGCTATTGCTGAAACTAGTCAACTGAGCTTTTATTGTTTTAGTTTTATCAAGTTACTTGACATGTTTGGTGAGCCAGGCCAACATGTCTGAATGGGCTTCTTCTGCTCTTCTCACGGCACATTCATCTTCATCACTGTATCTCACTGTCCAGCAATGTACAGTACCAGGAAACATCTTCACCAAGCTATCCACCTGCTGCAAACCAATTCAAGACCAAACTACCCTCTAAAAACATCTCCTAATCATATATTAGTTGATCTTGTATTAACTGCTATAATTGAGTCAAAGATTATATTAAATCGTCTATTTTGCTGGTTTTTGTTGTTGAGGAATGGAATCAACAGAAAAGTTGAAAATGACCTCTGATTTGGAGGTTAGAACCTCTTCAAATTGCTTAAAGAGTTCTGGTGGACAATACTTGTCATCTTCGGCTCCCAGAATAGCAGTAGGAACCCTGACCTCTGTAAGACAATATGGAAATGGTATCAATTACCAAAGGATTAGAAAAACTTTTCTATGAGCTTCTCAGATacaaagagaatgagaaaatacAAAGCAATTGCTTCTGATAAGATCATACACCtttcatttcatccactctTACAAATGAAGGATGTAACATAACTGCAGCTTGAGTGTAATCTGATTTGGCTAGTTGCACAACTATCTTCCCTGATAAGTGGCTTTGAAAGATCAGAATCTAGGGAATTTTATGAGAAGCGGAGGTGAAACCAGTTTACTTGTGAGCAAGCCAATGATTATAATGAATTAAAAACCATTAATCATACCAATCAACAGTTACAcacagggaaaaaaaaaaaagttaaagaagaagaagttgcagtATCACCACCCCAGCAGAAACCTGCAGCCCCAATTATGGATATGCCTCGACTCCTCAAAGCTGCTATTACAGTTTTAGCATCTTCAAATCCTTTGTCCTTACATCACAGTAAAAGGGTTGAAACACATTCAACTTCGTGGATCAAAAGGAACAATCAAAGCATTAATATGCATATACGTTAAAGCACAATTAATTTACTTGCGGTGACAAAACAGTAGGCCAAAAGAGTAATGCAGGTTCTCTAATTTTGCAGATACACAGGAAAACATTCCAGCAGAGTTTAAATTGGAACAAGATTGTATTGCAATTAGTTTCAAGCCAGCATATAATATTTCGCATTTTCAGATTTCGTGATAAGCTTGAAAGATCCTTCACTTGCTATGTTAGaatatgtgatttatattttgttggttCATTTTGTTACAATTGGACACAAAATATCTAAGTTtcacagtaaaaaaaaaaaaaaagtatccaACCCATCCATGAAACTTCAGCCAGACTGGTAGTGGCTTCTCCACATTCTCATATGAAAAGGGATCTCCATGAAAGAAGTCCGGGACCACCACATAGAAGCCAGCTTCCCCAATTTTGTCAGCAAGCTTCCTTAGATTAGAAATATGCTCAAAGAATCTTTTGGTCAGACAAAGAAGTTGCAGAAACCGAAATAATCACA
This genomic stretch from Diospyros lotus cultivar Yz01 chromosome 1, ASM1463336v1, whole genome shotgun sequence harbors:
- the LOC127807861 gene encoding E3 ubiquitin-protein ligase ATL6-like — protein: MTTTPRYLAGLSSTNHAIVLFVSVLLLLQSPAGAQSGSNSTPQDHYPYEKLSPPAVIVVVIIIFALFLMGVIAVCLLQRSREETAVSVRVLGSAPRRRRGLDPAVIETFPTFVYSAVKGLKIGKGALECAVCLNEFEEEETLRLIPKCDHVFHPDCIDAWLDAHVTCPVCRADLVPQPGETPKFAEEAGAESLHDCDTSILVGEDPEESFASPAVVNRDQSLNWNRQLRSRSMRPRQFSRSYSTGHSVVQPGENTERFTLRLPADVRKQAIIRAVNRASQSMAYRTGSGEGSSRGGWSFKRFDSLDRTVKSERWVFSITPPFFSRWPSMKMTAAEGEGSTMAATPRGTSTAAKLPSFKRLEKNGDEPGSSPV